One Stenotrophomonas maltophilia DNA window includes the following coding sequences:
- the lspA gene encoding signal peptidase II, whose protein sequence is MAAPRPHPNALVWLLLSVAIIGLDQWSKAWVLSSLPEFQPVVVIDGFWNWYRTYNTGAAFSFLSDAGGWQKHFFTVLAIVISGLMAWWLRGTARGNWKAAVPYALIIGGAIGNVIDRQVHGHVVDFIQWYVGSYTWPSFNIADSAIVVGAIGIALFGLFDGKSAKKADNANPKP, encoded by the coding sequence ATGGCCGCGCCCCGTCCGCATCCGAACGCCCTGGTCTGGCTGCTGCTGTCGGTGGCCATCATCGGGCTGGACCAGTGGTCCAAGGCCTGGGTCCTGTCGAGCCTGCCGGAGTTCCAACCGGTGGTGGTCATCGACGGCTTCTGGAACTGGTACCGCACCTACAACACCGGTGCGGCGTTCAGTTTCCTGAGCGACGCCGGTGGCTGGCAGAAGCACTTCTTCACCGTGCTGGCGATCGTCATCAGCGGCCTGATGGCCTGGTGGCTGCGCGGCACCGCCCGTGGCAACTGGAAGGCGGCCGTGCCGTATGCGCTGATCATCGGCGGTGCGATCGGCAACGTGATCGACCGCCAGGTGCATGGTCATGTGGTCGATTTCATCCAGTGGTACGTGGGCAGCTACACCTGGCCCTCGTTCAACATCGCCGATTCGGCCATCGTGGTGGGTGCCATCGGCATCGCCCTGTTTGGCCTGTTCGACGGCAAGTCCGCCAAAAAGGCGGATAATGCCAATCCGAAACCGTAA
- the ispH gene encoding 4-hydroxy-3-methylbut-2-enyl diphosphate reductase, translated as MDVLLANPRGFCAGVDRAIEIVKRAIETLGAPIYVRHEVVHNRFVVDDLKQRGAIFVEELDEVPDNNTVIFSAHGVSQAVRQEAERRGLKVFDATCPLVTKVHFEVARHCRAGRDVVLIGHAGHPEVEGTMGQWNREAGTGQIYLVEDVEQVATLHINQPENFAYTTQTTLSVDDTRGIIDALRERFPAMQGPKNDDICYATQNRQDAVRDLAKRCDLVLVVGSPNSSNSNRLSELARREGVESYLIDGAHEIDPAWVVGKQHIGVTAGASAPQVLVDGVLARLAELGASGVGELDGEPESMVFALPKELRLRLVD; from the coding sequence ATGGATGTGCTGCTCGCCAACCCGCGTGGTTTCTGTGCCGGTGTCGATCGTGCGATCGAGATCGTCAAGCGCGCGATCGAAACACTGGGCGCGCCCATCTATGTCCGCCATGAAGTGGTGCACAACCGCTTCGTGGTCGATGACCTGAAGCAGCGCGGCGCGATCTTCGTCGAGGAACTCGATGAAGTACCGGACAACAACACGGTCATTTTCAGCGCGCATGGCGTGTCCCAGGCCGTGCGCCAGGAAGCCGAGCGCCGTGGCCTGAAGGTGTTCGACGCCACCTGTCCGCTGGTGACCAAGGTCCACTTCGAAGTGGCCCGCCACTGCCGTGCCGGCCGTGACGTGGTGCTGATCGGCCACGCCGGTCACCCGGAAGTGGAAGGCACCATGGGCCAGTGGAACCGCGAAGCCGGTACCGGCCAGATCTACCTGGTCGAGGATGTGGAGCAGGTTGCGACGCTGCACATCAACCAGCCGGAAAACTTTGCATACACCACCCAGACTACGCTGTCGGTGGACGACACGCGCGGCATCATCGATGCGCTGCGCGAGCGCTTCCCGGCGATGCAGGGCCCGAAGAACGACGACATCTGCTACGCCACGCAGAACCGCCAGGACGCCGTGCGCGACCTGGCCAAGCGCTGTGACCTGGTGCTGGTGGTCGGTTCGCCGAACAGCTCCAACTCCAACCGTTTGAGCGAGCTGGCCCGCCGAGAAGGCGTGGAGTCGTACCTGATCGACGGTGCGCACGAGATCGACCCGGCGTGGGTGGTGGGCAAGCAGCACATCGGCGTCACTGCCGGTGCCTCGGCACCGCAGGTACTGGTCGATGGCGTGCTGGCACGCCTGGCCGAGCTGGGCGCCAGCGGCGTGGGCGAGCTGGATGGCGAGCCGGAATCGATGGTGTTCGCGCTGCCGAAGGAACTGCGCCTGCGCCTGGTCGACTGA
- a CDS encoding M61 family metallopeptidase, with the protein MKTRALVMSVLFALAATPALAQTSPPANAAAPGLLRIDVDARDLARRIFKVTATVPAKPGPMTLLYPQWIPGNHSPTGPIDKLAGLRVTANGKPLAWQRDQFNVYAFKVDVPEGVSEIVAHFDFLSSQGGSQGRVVMTPEMLNLQWNAKSLYPAGVDARQLQAQASVTLPKGWSFATALETARRDGDTVVFKPISYDHLVDSPLFAGEHYQRIDLDPGAKVPVHLNVFADEAKSLKPSEGQITMHRALVQQADKLYGARHYNHYEFLLALTDRLGGIGLEHHRSSENSADPGYFTEWDSNAWMRDLLPHEYTHSWNGKYRRGADLATANFNVPMGDSLLWVYEGQTQFWGQVLAARSGLWSTAQARDMLANVAATYDRGRPGLAWRPLQDTTNDPTIAQRRTLPYRNYQMSEDYYSGGQMLWLEVEGKLRELSGNRRSLDDFARAFFGVGNGNWDVNPYTFDDVVATLNGIAPYDWARFLRGRLDGHGSLTGGLELAGWKLVYRDTPNDAYKAQEKRAKAALLAYSLGATVLDSGTVGDVIWDSPAFNAGLAPGMKVIAVGGREYSSQRLKDAVAAAAKDKAPIVLLVKQFDRIETMSIAYHGGLQYPVLERIAGKPDRLADLWKAR; encoded by the coding sequence ATGAAGACCCGTGCCCTGGTGATGTCCGTGCTGTTCGCGCTGGCGGCCACGCCTGCACTGGCGCAGACCTCGCCACCGGCGAACGCGGCGGCTCCCGGCCTGCTGCGCATCGATGTCGACGCGCGCGATCTGGCCCGGCGCATCTTCAAGGTGACCGCTACGGTGCCGGCCAAGCCCGGCCCGATGACCCTGCTGTACCCGCAGTGGATTCCCGGCAACCATTCGCCCACCGGCCCGATCGACAAGCTGGCCGGCCTGCGCGTGACCGCCAACGGCAAGCCGCTGGCCTGGCAGCGCGACCAGTTCAATGTCTATGCGTTCAAGGTGGACGTGCCCGAGGGCGTGAGCGAGATCGTCGCCCACTTCGATTTCCTTTCCTCGCAGGGCGGCAGCCAGGGCCGGGTGGTGATGACTCCGGAAATGCTCAACCTGCAGTGGAACGCCAAATCGCTGTATCCGGCCGGTGTCGATGCGCGGCAGCTGCAGGCGCAGGCCAGCGTGACGCTGCCCAAGGGCTGGTCATTCGCCACCGCGTTGGAGACCGCGCGCCGCGACGGTGACACCGTGGTGTTCAAGCCGATTTCGTATGACCATCTGGTTGATTCGCCCTTGTTCGCCGGCGAGCACTACCAGCGCATCGATCTCGACCCGGGCGCGAAGGTGCCAGTGCACCTCAACGTGTTTGCCGACGAGGCCAAGTCGCTGAAGCCGAGCGAGGGACAGATCACGATGCACCGCGCGCTGGTGCAGCAGGCCGACAAGCTCTACGGTGCGCGCCACTACAACCACTATGAGTTCCTGCTGGCGTTGACCGACCGTCTCGGCGGCATCGGCCTGGAGCATCACCGCTCCAGCGAGAACAGCGCCGATCCGGGCTACTTCACCGAATGGGACAGCAACGCGTGGATGCGCGACCTGCTGCCGCACGAGTACACCCACTCCTGGAACGGCAAGTACCGCCGCGGCGCGGACCTGGCCACTGCCAACTTCAACGTGCCGATGGGCGACAGCCTGCTGTGGGTGTACGAGGGCCAGACCCAGTTCTGGGGCCAGGTGCTGGCCGCGCGCTCGGGGTTGTGGTCGACCGCGCAGGCGCGCGACATGCTGGCGAATGTGGCCGCGACCTATGACCGTGGCCGTCCGGGCCTGGCCTGGCGCCCGTTGCAGGACACCACCAACGACCCCACCATCGCCCAGCGCCGCACGTTGCCCTACCGCAACTACCAGATGAGCGAGGACTACTACTCCGGCGGCCAGATGCTGTGGCTGGAAGTGGAGGGCAAGCTGCGCGAACTAAGCGGCAATCGCCGCAGCCTGGACGACTTCGCACGTGCGTTCTTCGGCGTCGGCAATGGCAATTGGGACGTCAATCCGTACACCTTCGATGATGTGGTCGCGACCTTGAACGGCATCGCGCCGTACGACTGGGCGAGGTTCCTGCGCGGGCGCCTGGATGGCCATGGTTCGTTGACCGGTGGCCTGGAACTGGCGGGCTGGAAGCTGGTCTATCGCGATACCCCGAACGACGCCTACAAGGCACAGGAAAAACGTGCCAAGGCAGCGCTGCTGGCGTATTCGCTGGGCGCGACCGTGCTCGACAGCGGCACGGTCGGTGACGTGATCTGGGACAGTCCGGCCTTCAACGCCGGTCTTGCACCGGGCATGAAGGTGATCGCGGTTGGCGGCCGTGAATACAGCAGCCAGCGCTTGAAGGATGCAGTCGCCGCCGCAGCAAAGGACAAGGCGCCGATCGTGTTGCTGGTGAAGCAGTTCGATCGCATCGAAACGATGAGCATCGCCTACCACGGTGGCCTGCAGTACCCGGTGCTGGAGCGCATCGCCGGCAAGCCTGACCGCCTGGCGGACCTGTGGAAGGCGCGATGA
- a CDS encoding lysoplasmalogenase → MKPRARDGVILLMAILAIIGAFLHGDGRWLHWLAKPTTTLLIAAIVWRVHDPAQPFYRRAVLAGMLLSCMGDIALMLPVDAFVSGLVAFLLAHLCYIVAFRDGLRAGRGLLSASILLGAFAVLNVFGLWPHLPAPMRIPVLAYVVVLASMAVLALARQWRRPQPDAAEARSVRWAAAGALLFVASDSLLAWDRFAGGLPFASLLVLSNYYGAQYAIARSVR, encoded by the coding sequence ATGAAGCCGCGCGCCCGCGATGGCGTGATCCTGTTGATGGCGATCCTCGCCATCATCGGCGCGTTCCTGCACGGCGATGGGCGCTGGCTGCACTGGCTGGCCAAGCCGACGACTACGCTGCTGATCGCTGCCATCGTCTGGCGCGTGCACGATCCCGCGCAGCCGTTCTATCGGCGTGCGGTGCTGGCCGGCATGCTGCTCTCGTGCATGGGCGACATCGCACTGATGCTGCCGGTGGACGCGTTCGTGTCGGGGTTGGTCGCGTTCCTGTTGGCGCACCTCTGCTACATCGTCGCCTTCCGCGATGGCCTGCGTGCCGGACGCGGCCTGCTTTCCGCCAGCATCCTGCTCGGCGCGTTCGCTGTACTCAATGTATTTGGCCTGTGGCCACACCTGCCCGCACCGATGCGCATTCCGGTGCTGGCCTACGTGGTGGTGCTGGCCTCGATGGCGGTGCTGGCCCTGGCACGCCAGTGGCGCCGGCCACAGCCTGATGCCGCGGAAGCCCGAAGCGTCCGCTGGGCCGCGGCAGGTGCATTGCTGTTCGTCGCCAGCGATTCCCTGCTGGCCTGGGACCGCTTCGCCGGTGGCCTGCCGTTCGCCAGCCTGCTGGTGTTGTCCAACTACTACGGCGCGCAGTACGCCATCGCGCGCTCGGTGAGGTAG
- a CDS encoding TonB-dependent receptor plug domain-containing protein, with amino-acid sequence MAGPGALQWRLLRPLLCVALLLAAVPAAMAGESAAAHDYRIGAGPLPSALQQWARQSGIALMFDGRELSGLHTDGAHGQTDPASALKQLVAGMPVTILRTPSGGFVVRRVRTAPIAAAPAPVAAPAPLHSLPESPRQVELAPIHVTGSRLPRTSVQTTLPVTTIDRADILRSGYGSLFDLLRHLPGMNGLPAMSSARSGDSQYLPVGAAATTSFDGMGPRATLFLVNGRRLPRYPMVSLEQGGLTDLGGIPLSFVDRIELVRGGASAIYGADAMSGVVNIILRDQADGPEAMLQTGLSSRGDAGQYRLQAATGGARGNGDRWFAGLDLHRVEHVAGDQRDWHAETSLYPIGAIFGNWYVPARRCEPPLKRREDGCWFDSARPRSLQPASDTASAYLRYRHERGEGRYAYVEARASHNRQRFDLGPTAVAVVSRGITFNTVLREAGNVRPSVRATDADVTFGIGRDQGRRSWEAGISAQRSEVTLSTAGTVRTARLLEATQARRFTPGFDAPPAADVDTLFPSIRNRGSTAQWQGWWGVQRELMAMPGGNAQLATGIDLRHERWVSRPDALLSQGDLALGLPQQQRQLSRQSGGVYTELGLPLAPTLRADLAARWDRDGGFMAFSPRAGLRWSPTPHWSFLLASGRGYRAPSLFEQRRPPGYFGSITLPVSSALPECAIATRGGGCSVTANVVENDALKAERSRSHSLAATWTPNDTFSLSLTHNIVELRNEILALQPSDAVWNRSTWELDEDGHLSSLRLSFDNIGRTTSRNWVLRGEYRIDSGSNGQWLLSLDALKQQELRRRRDHEAAVDLRGHVTPELAAVLNVQWQNSNWDIALRGNQVGRTRAWLPGAECPQDQVEQNHCMNPRQLRWNLHLARRLGPRIVAALDVHNVLDAQPVNFLVGNGGQMPGLDDPLGRYYLLTLQFR; translated from the coding sequence ATGGCAGGACCGGGCGCGCTGCAGTGGAGGCTGCTCCGGCCGCTGCTGTGCGTGGCGCTGCTGCTGGCGGCAGTGCCTGCGGCCATGGCCGGTGAGTCCGCTGCCGCCCACGATTACCGCATCGGCGCCGGCCCCTTGCCATCGGCATTGCAGCAATGGGCGCGGCAGAGCGGTATCGCCCTGATGTTTGATGGCCGTGAGCTGTCAGGGCTTCACACCGACGGCGCGCATGGCCAGACCGATCCGGCCAGCGCCCTGAAACAGCTGGTTGCCGGCATGCCGGTAACCATCCTGCGCACGCCGTCTGGTGGTTTCGTGGTTCGCCGTGTCCGCACCGCGCCCATCGCTGCAGCACCCGCCCCGGTGGCGGCGCCGGCACCTCTGCACAGCCTCCCCGAATCGCCGCGCCAGGTGGAACTGGCACCGATCCACGTCACCGGCAGCCGCCTGCCGCGCACCTCGGTACAGACCACGCTGCCGGTCACCACGATCGACCGCGCCGACATCCTGCGCAGTGGCTACGGCAGTCTGTTCGACCTGCTGCGGCACCTGCCCGGCATGAATGGCCTGCCCGCAATGAGCAGCGCACGCAGCGGTGATTCGCAGTACCTGCCGGTCGGTGCTGCGGCCACCACCAGCTTCGACGGCATGGGACCGCGTGCCACCCTGTTCCTGGTCAATGGCCGGCGCCTGCCACGCTATCCGATGGTGTCGCTGGAGCAAGGCGGGCTCACCGACCTCGGCGGCATTCCGCTGAGCTTCGTCGACCGCATCGAACTGGTACGCGGCGGCGCCTCGGCCATCTATGGGGCCGATGCCATGTCCGGCGTGGTCAACATCATCCTGCGCGACCAGGCCGATGGGCCCGAAGCCATGCTGCAGACCGGCCTGAGCAGCCGCGGTGATGCCGGCCAGTACCGCCTGCAGGCCGCCACCGGCGGCGCGCGCGGCAACGGGGACCGCTGGTTCGCCGGCCTCGATCTGCACCGTGTCGAGCACGTCGCCGGAGACCAGCGTGACTGGCATGCGGAAACCTCGCTGTATCCGATCGGTGCGATCTTCGGCAACTGGTACGTGCCCGCGCGGCGCTGCGAGCCGCCCCTGAAGCGGCGCGAGGATGGCTGCTGGTTTGACAGCGCGCGGCCGCGCTCGTTGCAGCCCGCCTCGGATACTGCATCGGCCTACCTGCGCTACCGGCATGAACGTGGTGAGGGACGCTATGCCTATGTCGAGGCACGGGCCAGTCACAACCGCCAGCGCTTCGACCTGGGCCCGACAGCCGTTGCGGTGGTCTCGCGGGGAATCACCTTCAACACTGTGCTGCGCGAGGCCGGCAACGTGCGCCCCAGCGTCCGCGCCACCGATGCGGACGTCACCTTCGGCATCGGCCGTGACCAGGGCCGGCGCAGCTGGGAGGCGGGCATCAGCGCGCAGCGCAGCGAAGTCACCTTGTCCACTGCGGGTACCGTGCGCACGGCACGCCTGCTTGAAGCAACGCAGGCGCGCAGGTTCACTCCCGGTTTCGACGCACCACCGGCAGCCGATGTGGACACGCTGTTTCCATCCATCCGCAACCGCGGCAGCACCGCACAATGGCAGGGCTGGTGGGGCGTGCAGCGTGAGCTGATGGCGATGCCCGGGGGCAATGCGCAGCTGGCCACCGGCATCGACCTGCGCCATGAACGCTGGGTCTCGCGTCCGGACGCGCTGCTGAGCCAGGGCGACCTTGCGCTGGGCCTGCCGCAGCAGCAACGCCAACTGTCACGACAAAGCGGTGGCGTCTACACCGAGCTGGGCCTGCCGCTGGCACCCACGCTGCGCGCGGACCTGGCTGCACGCTGGGACCGCGATGGCGGCTTCATGGCATTCTCGCCACGTGCCGGGCTGCGCTGGAGCCCGACGCCCCACTGGTCGTTCCTGCTGGCCAGCGGGCGCGGCTACCGTGCGCCGAGCCTGTTCGAGCAACGGCGGCCTCCTGGCTACTTCGGCTCGATCACGCTTCCGGTGTCCAGTGCGCTTCCGGAATGTGCAATCGCTACACGCGGTGGCGGCTGCAGCGTCACGGCCAACGTGGTTGAGAACGATGCACTGAAGGCCGAGCGATCGCGCAGCCACTCGCTGGCAGCCACGTGGACGCCCAACGACACGTTCTCGCTGTCGCTGACCCACAACATCGTGGAACTGCGCAACGAGATCCTCGCCCTGCAGCCGAGCGACGCGGTGTGGAATCGCAGCACCTGGGAACTGGATGAAGACGGCCACCTGAGCAGCCTGCGCCTGTCGTTCGACAACATCGGTCGCACCACGTCCCGCAACTGGGTGCTGCGTGGCGAGTACCGCATCGACAGCGGCAGCAACGGCCAGTGGTTGTTGTCGCTCGATGCACTGAAACAGCAGGAGCTGCGTCGCCGCCGTGACCACGAGGCCGCCGTGGACCTGCGCGGGCATGTGACACCCGAGCTGGCTGCGGTGTTGAACGTGCAATGGCAGAACAGCAACTGGGACATCGCCCTGCGCGGTAATCAGGTCGGTCGCACCCGTGCCTGGTTGCCCGGGGCCGAGTGCCCGCAGGATCAGGTCGAACAGAACCACTGCATGAATCCACGCCAGCTGCGCTGGAACCTGCACCTGGCACGCCGCCTCGGCCCACGCATCGTCGCGGCGCTGGACGTGCACAATGTGCTCGATGCACAACCGGTGAACTTCCTGGTCGGCAACGGCGGGCAGATGCCCGGGCTGGACGATCCGCTCGGTCGCTACTACCTGCTTACCCTGCAGTTCCGCTGA
- a CDS encoding FecR family protein — MNSHRHREDASLFERASTWVARLEAPDCTPAERESFEDWLAEDPAHVKAWVQAENLFQQGKGLAADPWLRTAAARAARPPRRRWLPALATAAGVCLAIGMGWMVAVDGNPAPQRYANDGHLPQQLTLADGSVVTLDAGTALHARFGWRHRELDLERGRLQLQVAPSRKALQLRAGSSTIRDIGTTFQVERLQDGLVEVALLEGAVEVSSGVAQHTLAPGQQLQVLPSGRIQPGPALSSTASAEGWLHGQLVFDATPLSIVVERMNRYGRTPLVIADPEITDLAVSGTFRAGDAQELLSALELGWSVAGQTRPDGALELRRTY; from the coding sequence ATGAACAGCCACCGGCACAGGGAAGACGCCTCGCTGTTCGAGCGTGCCAGCACCTGGGTGGCGCGGCTGGAAGCCCCGGACTGCACGCCGGCCGAGCGCGAGTCGTTCGAAGACTGGTTGGCTGAAGATCCTGCCCATGTCAAAGCCTGGGTGCAGGCCGAGAACCTGTTCCAGCAGGGCAAGGGCCTGGCCGCTGATCCCTGGCTGCGCACCGCAGCGGCACGCGCGGCGCGACCGCCCCGACGCCGCTGGCTGCCTGCGCTCGCCACCGCCGCCGGCGTCTGCCTCGCCATCGGCATGGGCTGGATGGTGGCCGTGGATGGCAATCCCGCCCCCCAGCGCTATGCCAATGACGGCCATCTGCCGCAACAGCTGACGCTGGCCGATGGCAGCGTGGTCACGCTCGATGCCGGCACCGCGCTGCATGCCCGCTTCGGCTGGCGCCATCGCGAGCTGGACCTCGAACGCGGCCGCCTGCAGCTGCAGGTCGCGCCGTCGCGCAAGGCGCTGCAGCTGCGTGCCGGCAGCAGCACGATCCGCGATATCGGCACAACCTTCCAGGTCGAACGCCTGCAGGATGGTCTGGTCGAAGTCGCGCTGCTGGAAGGTGCGGTGGAGGTCAGCAGCGGTGTGGCCCAGCACACGCTGGCACCCGGCCAGCAACTGCAGGTACTGCCGTCCGGGCGCATCCAGCCCGGCCCGGCGCTGTCGTCCACGGCGTCGGCCGAGGGCTGGCTGCATGGGCAACTGGTATTCGATGCCACGCCGCTGTCGATCGTGGTCGAACGCATGAACCGCTATGGCCGTACACCGCTGGTGATCGCTGATCCGGAGATCACCGATCTGGCGGTCAGTGGCACGTTCCGCGCAGGCGATGCACAGGAGTTGCTGTCCGCGCTGGAACTGGGCTGGTCCGTCGCTGGCCAGACGCGCCCGGATGGCGCGCTGGAACTGCGCCGCACGTACTGA
- a CDS encoding RNA polymerase sigma factor — MAFVREERAPLCAFLRTRGVGPEDAEDIAQDCMERLIRYRAHGTDELRLLLYRIARNRLADRGRSPQSRPHLSLAEHDGSDEPTSSSPDPLRQAESGQMLSLLRQALFKLPERAREVYLLNRITGMSYTQIARHCGITAKTVEKHIARALQGLRQELGPDPLHNDRDAE, encoded by the coding sequence ATCGCGTTCGTACGCGAGGAACGCGCGCCACTGTGCGCGTTCCTGCGCACACGGGGCGTCGGGCCGGAGGATGCAGAGGACATCGCGCAGGACTGCATGGAGCGGCTGATCCGCTATCGCGCGCACGGCACCGACGAACTGCGCCTGCTGCTGTATCGTATCGCCCGCAATCGCCTGGCGGATCGCGGCCGCTCGCCGCAATCGCGACCGCATCTGTCACTGGCCGAGCACGATGGCAGTGACGAGCCCACCAGCTCGTCACCGGATCCGTTGCGCCAGGCCGAGTCCGGGCAGATGCTCTCCCTGCTGCGGCAGGCCCTTTTCAAACTGCCCGAGCGCGCGCGCGAGGTGTACCTGCTCAACCGGATCACCGGCATGAGCTATACACAGATCGCGCGGCACTGTGGAATTACAGCCAAGACCGTGGAAAAACACATCGCCCGTGCCCTGCAGGGCCTGCGCCAGGAGTTGGGACCGGACCCACTGCACAACGACAGGGATGCGGAATGA